The genomic stretch atatatatctgTACTACGAATCGTTATTAACAGTTAGCATTAGTCGAAAAAAACCCGCGAGTGATTATCTATCTGGTTGCGTTGGGGTTTGTCCAAGCTCACTCTTTGGATAGGCAAAACAATCGCGCAAAATGATTCGCCCTCGATTGTCAAAGTGCTTCTTATGAGCTTGAATTGTTTTAGCACATaggtttttaataaaaattccaGTAAAAacacttatgaatataagtgcttccggcataAGCAATCAGAAACAAGACCTTAGAGTATTGGGGCTTTCTATATAAATTGCTTATACTCTTGCTTTTTGAATAATCAACAGTAAAGAACAATGTCATAGTGTTTGATAATTTTGATATATAACTTTAAGGGAAAATTTGATATGAGTCCAATTTTGTGAGCCTTTATGAGGTATAGTCCAATTTTGCTTGATTACTGACTTAGGTCCAATGGCTCAttgtacacacacacattagTCCAATTTTGAGCCTTTAAGTGCCTTTATGAGCCTTTATGAGCCTTTATGAGGTATGGTCCAATTTTGTGAGCCTTTAAGTAgttaatatattattattttttttatatttatgatgATTTTTAATCCTTATTCATAGGATTATCTTATGCTTAATGATCGGATTAAGTATaggaatttaattctctttAAAACGTTTCCTATTCTTCCTTCTCTTAATCCCTCACGATGTCTCCTTCTCATCCCTCACAATATCTTCTTTTTTCCCCTCCTCCCTGCTCCCAAGCGTAGATGATCAAAGATGTCCAAACTCAAATTTCTATTGTTGGTTTGATTTGTAGAATTTAGCCAATCTTGTAtgctttaattctttttttttttttttcatgtttttctgttcttttttttttttttcctattctaAACCTCTTCGTGTTTTACTCCCTCAGCATCATCTTTTTATTCATCATTTTCTATGGATCTTCTTGGTATATATATCACATCTTTTTTCTTATCTACCTTTGTGTGTTTTATACTACCTGTGTCATGGATAAATTGTATTATCTACCTATCACACATTATTGATAATTTGTCTCAAGTTAATTGTGTTTATCTACCTGTATCATAGGTTATCTTGTTCTATCTACCTTATACCATGGATTAATAGTGCACACACACATTAGTTCTTGATATTctaattcaaattaaaagtatttatctacctataccaTAGGTTTTTGTTCATTGCTTATATTACAAGTTTTTGTTCATAGTctacctatatcacaggttttTGTTCATAggttttttcatatgttttatatatatcaTTCATTTCAACTTAAGTCGTGGGTTTATAGTCATACACATGAActtacttttaaatttttttccttaaattgtGGCTAGACTGAGGAATTCgaagattcaaattttgaaattcaaatttgagtaaataatgcataaattaggaaatttaaatatatatttatttttactataaAGGGCAAAACAGGAATAAGATGAGATCAATTAGACCTAAACTAGGAAGAATATCTAACTGGACTCAATCCAAAAGTAGCTGATTTTTTGGACCTGAATCTAAATGCCCCCTAACTTTAATGTATGAGTATAATGGTTAAAATGGACATGATGTTTGAAGTTGTATGTACtaaacaatttattaaaaaaaattgaattacattTATGATGATAGGGTGGGGGCAGTAAGAAAAATGAGTGTACGAATAACACTACTCTTTATTTATGGTAGTAGGAAAGTAAATTCTTTACCCCTTTAAGTATTACAACTGAAATAGGACACTATCTAAAATATACTATTTACACACCCATTTTTAGCTCTCACacacttttgttaatttgtCTATTGATCTTCCTCAATTTATTCGATCCAAAgaccgaaaattaaaagaattgtGTGAAAAGTGAAAATAGGTATGTGAATAATACCTTCCTTTAATAATAATGAAGGCTGCTATGTGTAAACCAAATGTGAAGTAGGTACAGGCAAACCATAAGCTAATGTTTTGCTAGTACTAAATTATGGattaggatcctctcctaacctaaggatgaggatcctcatgaccaagggatgtgggccgttggatgaaaattcaacggttataattattataactttaaagggatctccctgtttgtagccgttggattttcatccaacgaccCACATCccttggtcatgaggatcctcatccttagattaggagaggatcctggtcCCTAAATTATGACCATCCCTAATGAAAGACAGTGATTATATAGCCTTCAGCCTTCAGTGCACATAATAATTATACTATATgcagtgatattttttttttgaacaaacaatattttttacactaaggTGGAGATGTGAGCTTAGCATCacaatggactaacaataatgtggttcaaattcgcttttggcgagaatcgaacctaagacctctcacttacaagtgaagaggaatactattaGACAGTAGTTCTAAGTGACCTATATTTTAATTAACTTTCGGCATGCAATTATCTTGTGGATGATCAAtgggaatgaggatcctcttcgaatcctctttgtgaggatcacgatgatcctccaatcacatccgtttattgtatattgtgtGACCAGATTTCtccaggtactgtttatatttaattttaaataaaatgatttacaatgatttctgattgcacgatatatgatgaatgtatgtgattggaagattcctaaaatactcacaaagaggatcctcattctatCAATGGATCCTTGTATGACTAAAgcttggtttggtactgaggtgattctgaaaaaagctggtataaaaaaaagctaggagctatttttgtgtttggtaaacagtcagcttcagctttttttcatagttttgggtgaaaaaaagccaaaaacaagaagatgcaaaacccagctttgaaaaaccggttttttttctcatatgttttacataaaagtttatctaacactataatactgctttttttttttttttttttttttttgaaaagcacttttacaaaaaagtttaccaaacactctactgctttatttcatagctgcttattctcacagcacaacagaagcagcttttttttcaaagcataacaATACTAAACCAGCCCTAAATCAGGTTACATGGACCACATAGAGGCAGGATTAATAATCCCAGCGGCAACCAGGCAGGCAGGCACCTTTGTTGCCCTTAAAATTGGATAGGCATTCATTGGTTCTTGGGCATAAATCATGTTGGAAAAGCTGAACTTGGCCCACTTTCCGGAATACTTATACGGGATTTTCTTAGATACTCTAAACGTTTTAACTGTTAGATTTTcacttaaattttataaaattaagaaCGGTTCAAATGTTCGGAGTATTCACTATTTCGGGGTACCTAGAATTGTTGCGTAGGTAGACTAATAAAAGTTGTACAAAAGCATTGTAGTATCCTATGTATTCATAATGCAATGACAATGAAGAATGAAAGTAAATTGCATCCGTAAGAGAGGAATGATTAAACATGAATCATGAATGCATTGAGGACAGGGTAGAGCAAAAAAGGATGAATCGAATTCACAAGTACAATTGGAAATTCCGATTCGAAGAGTTCATACTTTGCTTGGCACATCTGAATTATATTgagttttgaatttgtagaTTCAAAAGCTAAAAAATGATTTGAAGTGTTCGCCTTTTGCACACTCTCTTAAGTATAATCCTTAATTTGTTCAATAAAATAGCTAAAAAGAATATATGCTCATGAGTCATAAGGTGAAaaagtgtgtgaaaatcatttccctAGCTGTTTCTTTActatatatatttgtcaatttcGTTATCTACTTGGTAGTTGTTGGAGCCGTTCTCCAACTATCAAGAAATGGAACCTGCGCAAGTTAAAAACAGGCAAACATCATGAGTCCAAGCATCGGGGAGGGTGGTTCCCAGCATGGAGGCTCCGATGCTTAAGTTAGCACGGATGGAGAAAAGAGGTGCaatgtattttgggtttatgAGTGTCTAACCTTGGTGAGGAGTCACCAGGTGTATTTATAGGCCCTGCCGAGTCGGTCCACATCATCCGACATTTCTTTGAGTTGTCATGAATAAAGGAGGTCGATGAGGGGAATGTTCTAACGTACAGGTGCCACGTCGGAGAAGGATTGTTTGTCTCTTctccatcgcggatataccaagcatgatcactcctagaatGTGTATGACCCCCCATTGCGAATAAACCAAGCAGAACATAGGCATAGACTAATAGcgtaggtagtgatcacccatcgcagatctaccaagcatgatcacccctaacaTATGCACAATCCCCCATcatggatataccaagcaagaCTGTATCCTATaactctaggtagtgatcatctatcgtggatataccaagcatgatcactcatagaatgcgtatggtcccctaTTGCTAATAAACCAAATAGAACCATAAACATACTCTAATTGTGCAGGCGGTGATCACCcattgcggatataccaagcatgatcacctcTGAAATACGTATGGTATGCtattgcggatataccaagcaggaccatccatATACCACTGCTACATGGTGCAGTAAGTTCATCACTCAACCTACCCCTACCTCAACCCTTATGATTTACAACGTAGGCACCTGCACTATCAACTTCTCTTGGTCACTAATTAACACATCACACAAGCATACAAGTTTTACATAATACTTCTAATAGGATTCTAGGCTCACATTATCATAATAGTTATCTTACATATATATCACAATAAGGTGTTCCTATACATGTAAAccgatgtgtgtgtgtgtgtgtgtgtgtgtgtgtgtgtgtgtgtgtgtgtgtgtgtattactTGAGATAACTCACTAACCAATATAGGCCCACTAGACTCTACTTAGTCTCTAGTAGTACTTGATCTTAATATTTAAAACGAttcgagacatgttgaccaaaagtcaattcTCTGTCAACGGTGGGGTCCACAACCTTACATAATTCAATCTGGAACATCTGCCCACAAATTTCCAATCTGTAACTTCCCAAGAGTCTTATTAATCTCCTAGAATAGTATCCTAAAATTTTGGAACGATCCAACAGTTAGATCTCCGCCAATCGCTAAAATTAAGTGATGGTCAACATTTGGTTTTACAAATTTAGAAattcaatttgggaagatccgtacatcggattcccaatccgtaagtttctaaagtcctcaaatattatgtataataatatattaatgtTTGGTAACGATCTAACGGTCGGATCATTGATTGTTATAATGATCAAGTGGTGGCCTCTAATGAAAAATATGTTTAAACAACATGATTTCGTCAATCGGATGTCgaatatggtatcagagtatCAAATTTATTCTTAAAAGACAAATTCGGCCTACTGGCCACCCGCCACCCTGGCGATTTCCAGTGAACGAAAATCCAATTTTCTAACgaactccaaaaattaccaatttcCACATAAATGTTGAGCAAGTCAAGGGGAATAATTTTCATACCTGGGCCGAAATCCAATTTGCCTAGGAAGTAGCTTGAAAACGCTTCGATTCGCCAAAAACCCCAAAATGGGTGTTCTCAATTCGACGCCAAAACAAACTCCGACTCCCAAACCAATGtatgggctttgttcctgaggttgaagGAATtttattggtggtggtggtcggcGAAATTGGCTTCAGGAATAAGGATAGCCGCCATGGGACCCTCGGCGCCACCGATGCCGTTCTTCGCAAAACTAGAGCCAAAACTCGTCAGGTTTGAGTGTAAATGCATGAATGAGGATAGTGAAGTTGGTTCGAGGTGGTGGTTTGACGAATTTTGCCGGAAAAATCGACGATTTCACGTAGAAAATTCACGTAAGGACTGGGTCGGGTCATGCAGGTGTAATAGGTCGAGAAGTGACCCGGGTTGGCTGCCCTTCCCCCTCTCTCCTTTCCCTCAtttcctcctttctctccctTCTGATTGGTCACTTCCCCCTCATTTTCTCTCCCACACCTCTTATTTCCCCCCTCTCTTGCTGCTATATGGCAGCTTCCAGtcttccttctttttgttaaatttttttttaacaactaaaACACCTTTAATTTCTTCGTTTCAACTTCGATTTGTAAATAGTTTTTGCCTATGTGCTCGTAGGATTGACCTTAATTCGAAAACATTAAGAGTGACCATCGAAGGTCTatggattttaaataattatttttgaaaatttgaactttgtaactaagtaattaaaatataaaattaatttaaattcataaaaatactATAAAATCCCGCGAATACAAAATACGTAAATTAcaatagtgaaatccaggaACGGAATTTCACAATCATTGTATTGAGCCCATTAGATCCTTTCAATCATAAGGTGTATGTAACATtctaaattttataatataCAAGTTCCAAAGTTTTTCCAAAAATCTAAATTTAGATTGAAACTTGAATCTCTTGATTTGGATTTCAATGTGGGGATTGAGTGAAGTCACATAATGGAATAACTGGTAACTATAATAATTAGTATCGAACTCGTCCTTCATGAGAATCAAAtataaaacctcttacttataagtaaagtCAGTGGTGGATCCAGGATTTTAACATAGAGTGGTCCCAATACAAaagctccaaaaaaaaaaaaaaaaaaaaaaaagacaaaaatagcATTGAACAAATAAATGGCAAACTACAACTTTTCATTCATAATCTTTGTGCTAAACAAGCTAGAAATACTAAATTTGTCCACGACGGGATTTCATACTTTGAAAACGTGTTATGATAGTTTCGTTGTCAATACAAGAGAAAACATAtttctcaatgtaaacaactaaACTATCATTTAACCATTGATCCCCTATTCTGTTGCAGAGTGGACTTTTAATGATATGCATGGTGGAAAATGCTCTCTCCACTGAAGCAGTTGCAACCGGTAAAACCAAAGCCAATtcaataagtaaatacacatatTAAAATACTCGATGCAACACTTTTCCCACCATTTTCTTAGCAAGATCACTAATGCTTTGCAACTAACAAAAGTCACTTCTCGAACGCATATGATGAATATAAATATCGATTTGATTTTCAAGTGCCGATAGGTCTTGCTTTGTAAAATCTTGAGGATACAATTGAGCAAGGCGAAGttgcttttctttgtcaaaagCTACAAAAGAATCATTTGGACTTAAACTAGCCAAACATATGAGCAATTCGGTACTTGTCTCATTGAAGCGATCATTTAACTCTGTAAGTTGGGAATCAATGACAACAAAATAGAATCCACTATGTAACCATGACGGTTGGTCTTTTTGTGGGTATTACGGCTCGACCTCCCTTGAGCTACATGTGTGTCATCCATGTTAATAACCTCAATATGATGTTGGACACAAAATGATGAtactttgtcaaccaaaagattAAACCCCTCATCATTCCTCATGTAGAGTAGTTGTTCTTTACATGTGTTGACTAAAGCCATTGCATTCACAATCTCTTGATCATTCTTTTATAATGCTTGTGATAAATCATTCAAGATTCCCAATATAGATTTCATCAAAAATAGGAGAAacacaaactcaaaagattgtATGTCTCTCAATAACCTATTTGCTTCGACCACACTATCATTGGTGTTGTCATCAACAATCATTTCAAGCACATTGACCAAGGATgagaacatagaaatcaaactaatcaaagtACCATAATGTGAATTCCATCTTGTAGTTCCAACACGTATGAGACTAATTTATTGATTTAAGCCTTTTCCCGTCATAAGAGAATCATTTTCAAGAACTTTCATAAGTTATTTTTGTTGCATCTCTTTAAGTGCATCATGTCGCTTACATGAAGTTCCAATATTATTTACCACATTATTAGCCAATAGGAAAAATGTGTTAACATCAACATTATCCTTTGCTACGGCAACACAAGCTAATTGGAGTTAATGAGCAAAGCAATGAACATAAAATGCACAAGGTTGTTCATTCAAAATCTTTGTCTTGAGGCCACTGAACTCACATTTCATATTACTAGCACCATCGTAATCTTGCCCTCGTAAATTGGAGAAGCTCAACTCATTGAAATTAAAGAACGCATCAATAGACTCCTTTAGCGTGTTTGCAGTGGTGTCGGGAATAGGTTGAACCCCTACAAGCCTTTCAATGACTTTCCCATTTTTGTCCATATAACGTAAAACCACCGCCATTTTCTCCTTTATAGAAACATCACGTGCCTCACCAACCAATAGAGAAAATAACCTAGCATTCTTCATATCACTTATGATAGTTTTAATAGTTTCAATAGAACATGAATAACAAGATCTTTTTAAATTGAAGAAGCTATTATCTTGAGATTTCCCGGAGCTTTATCTAACACAACTACCTTTATTTTCTCATCATGATCGGCAAGGAATTGCAAGAGCTCCAAATAGTTACCTCTGTTGTTTGAAGTGTCACCTTCATCATGACCacgaaatgaaagaccttgtcGCAACAAAAACTTAGTGCAATCAATTGATGCATTCAAGCAAGTGCGATAAGACATACGAGCTTCTTCTAACTGTTTGACCATAATTGTTTCAATATGTGTCTTTTGATTCATTAGATTACCAGTAGCTTCAACAACTTTATTGTGAAAGCTACCAACCGTTTCTACATTTTGTTCAAAACATGCTCTTGTGTGCTTCCAATTTTGAAAGCCTACCTCAGTAAAGACATCACTGCCTGattgttcaaagttgactttgaATAGATATCACTAAAAACAAAATGCAGCATCTTTAGATATACTATATTCCAACCAATGAAATTCTTTCAACCAATTATCAACGAACCATCGCTTTTattcgaatgcaaagtgaatggaAACTCATGATCTTTAGCTCTAAAAGGCTCCATCAATGTATATGCTCTTTGGACCTTATCTCGAATATTTGGAGGATAATCCTTCATTGGAATGCTCTTTCCGGGGTCTCTCTCAAAATTATCCAAATCAACTTTTAactcattttgttgtggagtggaATTACCTGCAATTAAATTAGAACTATTTGGAATTGGAGGGGAACTATTCGGAATAGGATTGGAACTATCCAAGTTTGGAGATGAACTATTTGGAATATGATTGTCCGAACTAATCGATGAtgatttttttcacttgtaattTCGTACCATACTTCTAATTTCTACAAatatcaattaataaaaaaatctataTCAATTGATGAAACTAAAAAATATGTATGAACTAACACTGTAATAcaatcttcaaccaaaaaaaaaaaaaaaaacgaatcaacaataaatatgtatgaactaacactaaaataaatatgaaaaaatcctaagaaattaacaataaataaGGTTGAACTTAATTTAAAACCCATTATTGAGTGATTGTTCGGCTTTTTGTCAAAGACCCTTACTAAAGACCATTATCAAAGACTCTTATATGTATTCACTGTTCGGCCcctttgtttttaattagtgtttaaaaaaaaaaaaaactaaaactaaaaatcctaacaaattaacaataaataTGTATCAACTAACACTAAAAATAAGTAAGAACTAACACTAAATTAGAAAACTTACGGAAATTCTAAAGATGATGCTGATGGCCTTCGACTGGCTTGGGTAGCATGAGGAACAGGAGTGGCAGACAATTAGGTATTATCTAAATTATAATTGGTAAAGTGAATTTGATTGAAAGCAATCTGACTAATGAAAAGTCAttggatttttattaaatattaattggTTTGACTTTTCTACAAAAGAGGGTGAGTGCTTTATCATGTGAAATTCTCACGTgagtttataaatttttttaaatagatgTTGTTATGGCCAAGTTTTACTTTTAATGTACcaaaattttttgtaaaaaatggcACACTTATTTCATTATGCAGATGGCTAGCTTGAAATAATATCAGTATGAATAGTACTGACCACTACTCACTATCCCGACCCCAAATCTTTACATTAGTGACAGTTGAAACATCACACTCTCTCTATAACCTAATTTTCACAACCACAAATTGAATCCATGTATGGTCAAGTTCTATGAGATATTAAGCATATATAGCAGACAATTTTATGGTGTCGGGGCATTGAAATTGACTAGTGGTTCCATTGATTTTGACATCCTCCATCACACACGCACTATGTCTTCTTCTTTTCAAAAACATACGGGACCCTTCAGCCATGAGAAAGCTTTTTCTTTACAGCTCCCAATTTTTAAGTGCAAAGTCTTTTCAACAACTAAGTCCTCTCCATAGTCTCTTTCTCCATGAGTGTGAGTAAACATGCCTTCTCCACCATTAATCTACATAATTATTTAACTTAGTCTGCGATTAGAAAAATAGGATTTGCTTCACACTTCATTGTCAAGAGCTTATTAATATCTTCCTCACTGTTGGAGGGACTAAAAGTTGCAATCAttataattaagttaataattaACCCAATGGGTCAAATTTGTGACTAATAAGATCTACCAATTATCAATTTATTAGCGTGCCGTCCacgtataaaagaaataaaataatgagtTAATTAGAGCGAAACTACgttttaattttatcttttgtgTTTAACCTATGATTGAACGACCATCACCTCTTATGATAAATCTGCTAGATTGCCACTATTGCATGCTTCCAAGAGCTGAGCATGCATATTAGATTAATTGGATACTTAACTCTATGTCACGAATTCATTTGATTTAATACCAAATGACCCTTGTGGAAGTGGAGTCACAGGCAACCGAACGTTGAGTAGTTAAAGAGAGAATGAGTTCTGAGAAGGTACTGGTGGGATAACTGACAATTAACTAACCTTTCTAAATTCATAGAGCACGATAGGGTTACGGATTTGAACGTGATGATACGTGCAATAGTAgtaaaaggaagagagaaggatcATCAACGAATGTCCAAAGATCATGACCGACAAGAAAGACTTTAAGCtgatgaaggaaaaaaaggtAATTAAATTCGGGTGGTTTGAGTAAGTGAGCGGCATGGAGGCCAAAAAGAGAGAAACTAAAAGGAGACACTAGCATTAGGAAGCTAGGGTTTGAGGAAGGTGAACTTCAATAAGAGCAAGTCCACGGGGTACTTGTAGGCTGGCACCCAGCATCGTTTTTGGCCAGGCACCTAGCCAATCCCCTCCAGCCCATGTGGATAGGATGGCACCTGGCCCAAGTTGGTCTCCAGGGCAGCCCAAAATCGATAGACCCATGGGACGGCCTGCTTGATGTCATGCTGACGTCAACGTGACGTCGTAGgccagtttatttatttatttattatttttttttttgctccaagcatgtgcgAAACACACAATTGTGGCCACGCTTCCCGACAAGAAAACATGGGGGTGGCCCGCCAGCGCAGGTGCACTTAGGGATTTGATGGGGGAGGTCACGTGTTTGTTTTTGggctgttggatttccaacggtcaaaaaattttgaatttgacatCCAACAACtagtgacgtggcttgatcTAGATAGTTCAATCTAGAGATCAATAGTCCACGTTTTtctcccaaaaattaaaaaaataaaaataaaaatgcacaACGGTCAGAATTATGACTATTGGCCACGTGTCAACGTataggctgttggatttgaatctttttcaaatccaacggtccagattaattaagtaaactaaaatttataaaaaaattaattaaaaattgttaaaaaatacagaaaaaatttaaatattatatttcttttttctataaatacctaaccctcatcttccaccttacaccacatttgaATATGTTCAACACTTTCTACCAAagctttcatataatttttgagAGACAAAAATGACAACGTGGAAGCTCatcgaagatgttacgttgtgtgaatgcagggttcacactactcatgacccgattacgggtaatgagatggataagtgAGAAATgaggagtaaaattacgaaaacGTTTTgagatgtacatggaaaagacgcCAGAAGTAGTCAAgatcttcaaggtcgttggaaaaaaaactcaacgcatccttcACTTGTTGGAAAAATGCCATCTCTCATGCTTCCGGAAATTTgagtagtgggacaagtttagcggatcaggtgacaatatttttatttatttatatgcattccacttgcatcaatattttaatttatttatttgtgttacacccgcATTTTATAATACTGTCTTATCCCAcatttatagacactacaagcacaagcattttACAATTCGaagaaccataacaaatcattcaacaaatgggaatgctggcaaattgtcaaagattgccctagatacagaattgtggcaaccggtccagaagttgtcatgcacaacatgggtctacacagttcCCCAGAGGCAGACACGGTCGAACAAGAAGGCGAGACATTGGAAGAGACGGAAGGGACACCTGAAGAAGTGCTGGAAACCCAACCGATTCGTCGGTCCTTCAAGCCTCAgggtaaaaaggcatcaaagaaaaaaggtagttcttccaaaaatgactacactaaatatatggacAAACTTGCTCGCCAAGATGAACTAAACATGGCGCGGGAAACGGCTAAAGATGAGGAAAAAGATGTGACTATGGCAGCAATATTAGTAGCTACTGGGAGACATGATGCGGCgactgagagacaaagagaagtACTTaatcgagagaatgagatgaTTAGAGAAACACTTAATCGAGaaaatgagatgcttagagaagaaaggatggctcaagcagattgtgacactatgaacaagccTCTAGTAGGACTatctccgaattcaaaatatttttgtactTCGGAAAAAAGAGACATGGTGCGAAGGAGGGGTGCAAGAGATGCGGAAACAAGTGGAGGGGGTTCTAGCTACAGATCCTAGCAAcgaagatcctagcaccacgtATCCTAGCTccacagactttgtataatttcatatttattcgaagcaatttatttaatttcgtcttaattcttagtactttatgtaatttcgtctttatttttagtactttatgtaatttcttatttatttttattaatagatgtaatttgttatttattagTAGTACTTTGTgtaatttctttattattttataaaaaatttaataatatttgaaatgggcag from Pyrus communis chromosome 7, drPyrComm1.1, whole genome shotgun sequence encodes the following:
- the LOC137740747 gene encoding uncharacterized protein, with translation MVKQLEEARMSYRTCLNASIDCTKFLLRQGLSFRGHDEGDTSNNRGNYLELLQFLADHDEKIKNARLFSLLVGEARDVSIKEKMAVVLRYMDKNGKVIERLVGVQPIPDTTANTLKESIDAFFNFNELSFSNLRGQDYDGASNMKCEFSGLKTKILNEQPCAFYVHCFAH